ACCTGATACCGCTGTGCCACACGATACTCATTGACGAGGTCGCTGTTGAGTTTGATGTGTCCGGGGAGGACTGCATCGACATAACCGCACGGGCAAAGAGTACCGGCAAGACCGGAGTGGAGATGGAGGCCCTGGTGGCCGCCTCGGTCAGCGCCCTGACCATCTACGATATGTGCAAGGCGGTGGACAAGGGCATGACCATTAAGGAGATTTATCTGGAGAGCAAGACCGGCGGCAAGAGCGGGACGTACCGTCGCAAGAAAGGTTGAGGAGTGGACCGGTGGAAATAGCGGTGGCGCAGGATGCTCATGTCCCCGGCA
This portion of the Dehalococcoidales bacterium genome encodes:
- the moaC gene encoding cyclic pyranopterin monophosphate synthase MoaC, with the translated sequence MTELSHVNSSGEARMVNIGNKADTVREAVARGTVVMKPGTLEQVKTNTLKKGDVLAVARVAGIMAAKKTSDLIPLCHTILIDEVAVEFDVSGEDCIDITARAKSTGKTGVEMEALVAASVSALTIYDMCKAVDKGMTIKEIYLESKTGGKSGTYRRKKG